From a region of the Methanoculleus receptaculi genome:
- a CDS encoding DUF2149 domain-containing protein, translated as MRRRRIILDDEDEDPLSGVANLFDVAMVFAVALLVALVVAYNVPELLDDEADLTVVKNPGQPNMQIIIKEGKTLKVLNMTEELAGGQGSRMGTAYRLENGEIIYVPDDGDEDN; from the coding sequence ATGAGGAGAAGACGCATCATTCTCGACGACGAGGACGAAGACCCTCTCTCCGGCGTTGCCAACCTCTTTGACGTCGCTATGGTCTTCGCCGTCGCCCTCCTGGTCGCGCTCGTCGTCGCCTACAACGTTCCCGAACTCCTCGACGATGAAGCGGACCTCACGGTGGTGAAAAACCCGGGACAGCCGAACATGCAGATCATTATCAAGGAAGGCAAGACCCTCAAGGTGCTGAATATGACCGAAGAACTTGCCGGCGGCCAGGGCAGCCGCATGGGTACGGCATACCGCCTGGAGAACGGCGAGATCATCTACGTTCCCGACGATGGGGACGAGGATAACTAA
- a CDS encoding MotA/TolQ/ExbB proton channel family protein — protein MTDLSTLIMETMFTLSGALFYPAIIVLLAFVVWTLTALGQFISEYSARTRNLERLRDGCRETRALVQARSYGEAAETLAASGSNPLLRSFTGDLAKLLGDDRFSIESEKLLQDYEIRIAAELERLKILTRTAPMLGLMGTLIPLGPALMGLSAGNVEALASNLVIAFSTTVLGLFAGGIAYAVMLTKRRWYLQDLSDMEYVVRMVA, from the coding sequence TCTATCCTGCAATCATAGTGCTCCTTGCCTTCGTTGTCTGGACACTGACGGCTCTCGGCCAGTTCATCTCCGAGTACTCGGCAAGGACCCGGAACCTCGAACGGCTCAGAGACGGTTGCCGGGAGACCCGGGCGCTCGTCCAGGCCCGGTCGTACGGCGAAGCCGCAGAGACGCTTGCAGCGTCGGGGTCAAACCCGCTTCTCAGATCGTTTACCGGCGACCTTGCGAAACTTCTCGGGGACGATCGATTTTCGATCGAGTCGGAAAAGCTCCTCCAGGACTACGAGATACGCATTGCAGCCGAACTGGAGCGGCTCAAGATCCTGACGCGGACGGCCCCAATGCTCGGGCTCATGGGAACGCTGATACCCCTCGGTCCCGCACTGATGGGCCTTTCGGCAGGGAACGTCGAGGCGCTGGCATCCAACCTGGTCATCGCGTTCAGCACGACGGTACTCGGGCTGTTTGCCGGAGGCATCGCCTATGCCGTCATGCTGACGAAGCGCCGGTGGTATCTACAGGACTTGAGCGACATGGAATACGTGGTGAGGATGGTGGCATGA